One part of the Solanum dulcamara chromosome 8, daSolDulc1.2, whole genome shotgun sequence genome encodes these proteins:
- the LOC129899914 gene encoding uncharacterized protein LOC129899914: MPSSSPIIKVCPIYGCRPRARLNKFIVGMSDLVSKECKMAMLIREMNISRFLTHAEQIEDEKLREKTRESKKARTDGGDSSHARSINGGRSKFFQRYSGKASSNALNPRFNKDRIPNPKPQGGVPYGQVIPAYKKCRKNHKEECLVGLNVCHRCDKMDHHARECRGKKGHPQGQIAHKGKVQQGAQA, encoded by the coding sequence ATGCCATCAAGTTCACCAATTATCAAAGTTTGCCCTATTTATGGTTGCCGACCTAGAGCTCGTCTAAACAAGTTCATTGTAGGCATGTCAGATTTGGTATCCAAGGAGTGTaaaatggctatgttgattAGGGAAATGAATATCTCTAGATTCTTGACCCATGCAGAGCAAATAGAGGATGAGAAGCTAAGGGAAAAAACTAGAGAGTCTAAAAAGGCAAGGACtgatggtggtgattcctctcATGCTAGGTCCATCAATGGTGGGCGTTCTAAATTTTTCCAAAGGTATTCCGGGAAAGCTTCTTCAAATGCTTTGAATCCAAGGTTTAACAAAGATAGAAtacccaaccctaagcctcaaggaggagTTCCATATGGACAAGTTATCCCCGCATACAAGAAGTGCAGGAAGAATCACAAAGAAGAGTGTTTAGTGGGATTAAATGTGTGCCATAGATGCGACAAGATGGACCATCATGCTAGGGAGTGCAGAGGTAAAAAAGGTCatcctcaaggacaaattgctcataaAGGAaaagtgcaacaaggtgcccaagcttAA